A segment of the Nitrospina gracilis 3/211 genome:
GCGCCACCGCACCCATCACGCCGATGCGCGGGTCCTTCATGATGGCTAGAGCTTCCTCGCATGGCCGGTGCGAGAACAGGCCGTCGGCGCTGTCGGCCAATCCGTCCAGGTGCAGCGCTCCGGTGATGATTGCGAGGAACGCAACGTCCACCACCGCACGCAGAAACGGAGGGAACAACCAGGAAGCGATCATGTCCACGGCAACGAGAAGTCCGCCGATCAGCAATCCCACCACCGGAAAATGCGATACCATGCGCGTGTCGAAGGTGCGGCGGGAGGGTCCGGGAAGAATGGACAGAAACGACAGGGCGGAGAAAAACGCACTCATCGCGGCAATGCCTCCGCGAACCCGAATTTTAATTTGGAAAAAGAAGCCGAGGACCGGAGGAAAACGATACTCGCGCGGCGGACAGGGAACGGGCGTCCCCAAGCTGGGCGAATGGTGTACGAATGGGATGCAACGCAACAAGCTTCCACCGGAATTCCTTGCTTCCAGTGAGAAGTCGGGCATAAAAAAAATCCCAGCCTAAAAAAGGATGGGATAGTCGTTCTACCCTCAACCTCTCAGTCCACGAAGAGTTTGAAAATCGTTCGTTCAACAAGGTCTTCTGGCTTCCGGATCGATCTACTCGCCTCCCCCTTCCCATTCGCAGGAACAGTGGTGTGGGAGGGTTTCGTCCCCGGTTACAGCGGCGGGCCCGCGACGGATTCGCACCGTCTTCCCTTTTTTGAACAAATCAGATATTCGAATGTGAGCCCATAAATATCAAATCACCCCCTTTTGTCAAACAAAAATTCTTGGTTTCGTCTTTGGAGAATCTTCGGAAACCTCGTTCAAAAGAAAAACAGCAAGCTTTCTTGACAAAAAAATATAAGTAAAAAGAGGTGCTCGTTAAGGAAGAAGGTGAGAAGTTGGAATAGGCATGACAATAAAAGGCGGCCCACTGCCTTCCGAAATTTATTTAATGCTAGTTCCGATTGGTATAAAAAATTTGGGTCTAATAAAAAAATAATTAAAACCTTTCATATCTATTCAATAGATTGAAATTAAATGATATGGGCTGTGGAAAACATCACTTGCAGTCCTTAAAGGGGAACCGGAAGGGTTGACGTGAATTGAGTGCATGGGGTATGTTTCGGGTGCCTCATGATCGAAAATCCGAACAAGCCTCTTCAATTGCCCGAGTGAACCTTGAATTGATTGTGAACTGGTTCCCTGTATCAAAAGTAATGGAGGACAGGCAATGACCCTGGCGACGGGCAAAAACGGCGCGTCCCCCTCGCGTCCACCCGCTCCTCCTCAGGCTTATGATCCGCTGGATGAGATTGGCCTCATCGGGCATTCCCGCGAGTTCCAGCATGTCCGCGACCTGATTCAGAAATTGTCGCAGTTCGACGCCCCGCTTCTTGTGCTTGGCGAAACCGGGACTGGTAAGGAAAGGGCGGCCCGCGCCATTCATTATCTCGGTACAAGGCAGAACCATCCATTTATTCCTGTCAATTGCGGCGCGCTACCCGACACGTTGGTGGAAAACGAATTGTTCGGTCACGCCAGCGGCGCGTTCACCGACGCCAAAGGCGAACAACCGGGACTCATCGCGCAGGCCGACGGCGGCACGTTGTTTCTGGATGAGGTGGACACGCTGTCGCCGCGCGCGCAGGTGACATTACTGCGGTTTTTGCAGGACCAGAATTACCGTCCCCTTGGCGGTAAAAAATTCATTCGTGCCGATGTGCGGGTGATGGCGGCGAGCAACCGCGATCTGCACGCGCTGGTGAGAAAAGGTTCGTTTCGGCAGGATTTGTTGTTCCGCCTGGACATCCTCGACCTGGTCCTCCCTCCTCTTCGCCAGCGCGAACATGATATTGAAACATTAAGCCTCCATTTTCTGGAACGGTATCGTCTCCGTTACAATCTCCCCACGCGCAGTCTGCATCCCGAAACGCTGGAATGGATGCGAACTTACCACTGGCCTGGCAACATCCGCGAACTGGAAAACTTTCTGCATCGCGCCTGCCTGCTTGCCGATGGCGACCAGATTCGCGTTGCGCCCCTATCGTGCAGTGTGGAAACAGGTTGCGTTTCCGAAGGAACAACACCCGGCCCTATCACCAATGTTTCCTTTCAAGAGGCAAAGGCGCAGGCGATCGAGGAATTCGAAGTGAGTTACCTGAGCGCACTGATTATTGAGACCGGCGGCAACATCACCGAAGCCGCCCGCCGTTCCGGCAAGGAGCGCCGCTCTCTCGCCCGCCTGCTCAAAAAACACGGCATCGACCGCACGCAATTCTGAAACTTCCCCCACATTAAATTTCATTCAAAGCGTTTCCTTGATTTGAGGACACCTCTGTTTATTTTTTTGCGAGCGGGTCTTTTTTGCCCCATCTGGTGTTGCGCTCTCGATCAGAATAAACAGATTGATAACAAATAGGTTGTTTTCACTTCCCGTTTTTCGGGTGGGTCAAAAAAATCCCATCGGAAAATTCCGAGTCCGTGCAAACGCCTTTTAAATCAACCTCCCTCATCATTGTGATTTCTGGCATGGGCTTTGCTGTCTGATATCCATTGCCAACTCTGGAAGGCTAATGTGGATCCCTACTCTGCAAACGAACTTTCGAGGATCATCCTGGACATCCAGGGTTATTTGGAGAAGCATCCGCGTGCCTCCGACACGGCAGAAGGCGTGATGCACTGGCTGGCGCGCCAACGTTACGAAAACATGCTGGAGCTGGTAGGGCTGGCTCTCGAGCGGTTGGTCCAGGAAGGCGTGATGGAAAAAAGAAAAATGCCGGACGGCAGGTGGGTTTACAGCCTGGGGCACGAGGGCCCGAGACCGGCGAAGTGACAAACCGGCGCGGGCCGGGTTCCCGTGTCCGCAACATTTCGTTTACAGCGCAAGGAGCGGTTTATTATGCCTACATATCTGCACCCCGGTGTTTATGTTGAGGAAATCCCCAGTGGGTCCCGCCCGATAGAGGGTGTGTCCACGTCCAATGCGGCGTTCGTCGGCGCCGCCTATCGCGGCCCGGTGGGCAAGGCGGAACTGGTTCACAGTTTCGACGAGTTTAAGGAAATTTACGGCGGCATCGAAAAGAAAGCCGCCGGCGATGCTCTGGGCGAGCAGGAAAACGCCATGGTTCTCGCGGTGCGTTCCTTTTATATGAACGGCGGCAAAAACGCCTACATCTGCCGTCTCGCCAAGGGCGGCACTTCGGTGGCGGCTTTCAAGGAAGTGGCAGGGGAGCACAGCGGTGGAAACGTTTTAAAGATTGAAGCCAGCTCCGTCGGGGCCTGGGGCAACAAGTTGTACATCCGTATTCTCAAGCCGGATGTGGACCAGGCGGGATTCGACGTTGAAATCGGTCATCACGATGGTGACGGTAAGTTCGTGATGGACGAAGAGTTCACAGGGGTCACGCTGAATTCGCAGGACGACGACTACATCCTCACCCGCATAAACGATGTGTCCGGGCTGATCAAGGTGAGTCTTCTCGATG
Coding sequences within it:
- a CDS encoding sigma-54 interaction domain-containing protein, with translation MTLATGKNGASPSRPPAPPQAYDPLDEIGLIGHSREFQHVRDLIQKLSQFDAPLLVLGETGTGKERAARAIHYLGTRQNHPFIPVNCGALPDTLVENELFGHASGAFTDAKGEQPGLIAQADGGTLFLDEVDTLSPRAQVTLLRFLQDQNYRPLGGKKFIRADVRVMAASNRDLHALVRKGSFRQDLLFRLDILDLVLPPLRQREHDIETLSLHFLERYRLRYNLPTRSLHPETLEWMRTYHWPGNIRELENFLHRACLLADGDQIRVAPLSCSVETGCVSEGTTPGPITNVSFQEAKAQAIEEFEVSYLSALIIETGGNITEAARRSGKERRSLARLLKKHGIDRTQF